Below is a genomic region from Citrobacter telavivensis.
CGACGATACGCGCTTCCTGAGCGATATGCGTCGCCATTGGGTGGTCGAAGTTGTAGGGATCTTTCAACGAATGCGTCAGCACAAACTCAGGTTTGAGTTCACGATACAAATCAGCGAGGGCAAACAGAACGTCATCATTGACTCGCATGGGATAGTCACCGACATCCATAAAATGGATCGTTCTGGCCCCCAGGATCCCAGCAGCCTTCCGCGCTTCCTTCTCCCTTTCCTGTTTTACGGTGGTCATCTCCATGCCTGGCTGACGCCAGAGTTTGGCGGATTCACCACGTTCACCAAACGACAGGCAAACAATATGCATGTCCCAGCCACGAGCGGCATATAGCGCAATGGCACCACCCGCACGC
It encodes:
- a CDS encoding PIG-L domain-containing protein is translated as MNTQPKTALVVSAHSADFVWRAGGAIALYAARGWDMHIVCLSFGERGESAKLWRQPGMEMTTVKQEREKEARKAAGILGARTIHFMDVGDYPMRVNDDVLFALADLYRELKPEFVLTHSLKDPYNFDHPMATHIAQEARIVAQAHGHHPEKPVIGAPPVFLFEPHQPEQCEWKPEVLLDISDVWQTKREAMESMAAQEHLWEYYTRVALQRGVQASRNSDLKIKYAEGYQRIFPQVTAQFS